One Triticum dicoccoides isolate Atlit2015 ecotype Zavitan chromosome 5B, WEW_v2.0, whole genome shotgun sequence genomic window carries:
- the LOC119312616 gene encoding high-affinity nitrate transporter-activating protein 2.1-like, translating into MARSELVMALLVAVLAAGCCASAGAVAYLSKLPVTLDVTASPSPGQVLHAGEDVITVTWALNATRPAGDDAAYKSVKVSLCYAPASQKEREWRKTHDDLKKDKTCQFKVAQQPYAGAGGRVEYRVALDIPTAAYYVRAYALDASGTQVAYGQTAPAAAFNVVSITGVTTSIKVAAGVFSTFSVVSLAFFFFIEKRKKNN; encoded by the exons atggcaCGGTCGGAGCTTGTCATGGCGTTGCTGGTGGCGGTCCTCGCCGCCGGCTGCTGCGCGTCGGCCGGCGCCGTGGCGTACCTCTCCAAGCTGCCCGTGACCCTCGACGTCACCGCATCCCCCAGCCCCGGCCAAG TTCTCCACGCCGGCGAGGACGTGATCACGGTGACGTGGGCTCTGAACGCGACCCGGCCGGCCGGCGACGACGCCGCCTACAAGAGCGTCAAGGTCAGCCTCTGCTACGCGCCGGCGAGCCAGAAGGAGCGCGAGTGGCGCAAGACCCACGACGACCTCAAGAAGGACAAGACCTGCCAGTTCAAGGTCGCCCAGCAGCCCTACGCCGGCGCCGGCGGCAGGGTCGAGTACCGCGTCGCCCTCGACATCCCCACCGCCGCCTACTACGTGCGCGCCTACGCGCTCGACGCCTCCGGCACGCAGGTCGCATACGGCCAGACCGCGCCCGCCGCAGCCTTCAACGTCGTCAGCATCACGGGCGTCACCACCTCCATCAAGGTTGCCGCCGGCGTCTTCTCTACCTTCTCGGTCGTCTCCCTCGCCTTCTTCTTCTTTATTGAGAAACGCAAGAAGAATAACTAA